The Theobroma cacao cultivar B97-61/B2 chromosome 2, Criollo_cocoa_genome_V2, whole genome shotgun sequence genome includes the window agaaggttCGATGCAACAAGGCCATGAATGAGGTACCTGGCTCTGTGGGCACTAGTGCTGGCTTTTCTCTGAGATTGGCACAGGCCCTTTTTTCTTCTGCTTCTCTTCTCTTCATGTCTTTGGGAGTTGAGTTCTACAGCTACACTGCTTTCTGGTACGTCCCTAGTTTCATTTCTTCTGCTTGTTTGATATGATTTCGTGGCTCTCTACTTTTGTATTTGTACCCAGCGATCATCCCATGTAACACATCTTTGATCCAATCAGCAACGAAAAATTATGCATAAAACCTGCCTTTGATTCCCCTATGAATTCTATATTTACCGAATACCTGTCGCTCAAGACAAAATTTGGGTTTCCATGGATTCTGCAGTAGAATTTTCCTCTCTGAAATTTCTGCCTGATCTATTACAAATAGCAATCAGATTCTGTAGATTCTCCTCCCGCAATGTGAAAGAAATTGTTTATTGCCACTTTGTAATTCCATAGTTGGACGCTGATTATCTTTTGAATGGTCCAAGTTTGAGCTAATCTACCTATAAGTTTTTGTCAGAAAACGAGACATCACTTTGGCCGCAGGTGACATATCATTGTATCAAGTCTATGAACCAAAACAAAGTGACCAATGTACATATTCCTTGCTTATGATCCTTCCTTTTCATACCCTACTGGCTTGGTGTTGTTGCAATCAGCTTGTCGACATGGTTGACAATTTGTTAGTTTGTATGTGTTGATTAACGTTTAACGTTTAAACCAATCTGTAAGCCTGTTAGTATCTTTTTCCATCTCCTTCTGAATCAAACAATACCAGGAATTTCTTGGTAACTGTTGTTATTTAGAGTTCTTTTGATTGTCAGTACCAACGTTAACATTTCAGCTATTTGGTAACAATCATGGGCTTGGTCATTCCATGGAGTTTCACGTTGGCGTTGGTAGATGGGTACTCTGTTCTGGTCAAATGCCCTGTTCGTCAGCCTGGAATATTGCTCATAATTGCTGCGGGAGACTGGGTATGTGATGCTGTATTTGTTGGAAGCTATTTGAATGAGTCAATACTGCTGAATTGTTTTCCCTGACAGGTTTTATCAGTTCTCACACTAGCCGCAGCATGCTCCACGGCTAGCGTTGTGGATCTCCTCCTCCACTCAGGCGGGCCCTATTGCCCGCCAAAGTGTTGCAGCAGATACCAACTGTCTGCCGCCATGGCTTTTCTCACTTGGTTTCTGTCTTTGGCTTCAGCTCTTCTCAATCTCTGGGTGCTCCCCTCCTTATAATTCTCGGTTGGGGTATTTGTTGTCTAACAGTTTGCAGCATTTCAATTTTGCACCCAATGCTTCTATGGACTTCAGCTGATCCTTTCATGGGGTTGGTTGTGCAGTTGTGATGGAAAAACTGAAAAAGTTTAGCTAGATAATCTGAATTTTGGACCATAAAGAGACGTGCCCAAGGGTTTGGCTTTTTCATCATGTGCAGGGATGCTCTAATTTTCCCAGCATTACAGCTCAGATGTCCTGCTGCTGCAATACCCCTTGTATTGCTGGAGACAACAGACAGATAGATGAGATAAAAGATAGCTTACAATCATGTAATTTTCGAAACTGTATTTGCATTATTCAAATGAAGCTTTAACtgagaaacaaagaaaaaccagGTATTCAGTTTGGCAAACGATAGGGATAGTCTATCAATGATATACTGCATTTTGAGGACACACTCATCAAGCACAATAACTGACTCTATGTCCAACTTACTgaaatctttcaaaattttatcatagGAAGATACTGTCTTCCCCTGAACATCAAGTTTAAGGCATACAAGGTTGTGAaacatgaaataaaataattctagtAAAATGGATAATATCCAGGTGGGTGCCTTCTACTTGTCTGgagcaatttgtttctatcaTCCTTCCTCCTCTCTTCAGCAGGCACCATGAGCTGCTCATATATACAACCGGTTTACAGAAACATGTCAGGAGGTTTAAGCACCATCCAACATATAGTTGATAACAGAACCTGTTCAATGCCAAGAAATGACACCATTATTTGTCATCAAGTGACATTTCGTTAGGTTTAAATTAAAGATATCAAACAGAATTCTTTCTGTAAAAGAGGAGCAAGTACCTACAAAAAGTAACCTTACTAACATATTCCTGATTTGATGAAATTAGACTACCCGCGGATAAACCTACAATTATGCAGGGGAAATATAATGAATGGAAATGTTACTAGAGctagaaaaacacaaaagatcTACTTGTACAATAATTTCAAAGATTATAGTAATCAGAGGAAGAGAGTGATGCCAGACGCAccaataaatgaataatttgaATCCCTGGAGAACTGCATCGCTCTAGAACTGCACCCTCTTCCAAAGTGAGCTCTTCCCCTTGCACTTTCATTCAAGATTGTCACAAATTAATCTGATCAAATTTCAGAAACAAGATGGGGGAGCTTAGATTTCTATATTTCTTGCTGTAATAAACAAAGCTCAGCATTAATGATAAAAGTCATAGAACTAATAGAAACCCAAACCCAAGCCTCACAGTTTCACCCTGACAATCATGAGTATATTATGTAGATGGTATACTTATATTGATTGTTTTTATTACTTCAAATGCagtttgtaaattttaatatcagTTCAGATCTGTCTGCATCATAACGACTGCATTGCTAAGAATTTAACAAACAAGTTGTATAAATTTGTTCTATTGCTGAATATAACAGAGGGCAATTGTTAAAGTTGACTAAACCTTTTTGTGCAAAGAAGATATCAGCCTTTACACGGGACCAAATTTTTTATGCATCCTCCCCAAAAATTGACCTGCATTATCTAAAATGAATCTTAATAAAGCGGAGACAATCACTATCTTGTACCAAAAGGACAAATAAGATGTTAATCTCAAGAACAACTTACCATCAGTATTCAAGCTTGTGATGAAAACTACCACTGCTCAACCGGTCTGCTCCCACTTGTCAAAAATGGAAATCTAATTCTTTTCCTGCTCTTTTTGAGTTTCTATCACCTCCTTTCTCAGCATTGTTACCATTTTCTCGTTTCCTTGTCTCAAATAAccatcaataaaaatatcatatatctCTGGATCTGGCTTAAACCCCTTCCCCACCATCTCAGCTTGAAGCTTTAATGcttcttccatttttctctCCTCACACAAACCTTTTATCAGAAACACATAGCTTTTCCCTGACGGATAAACACCAAGTACTCTCACTGCCACCCTCATTGTCTCCAAAGCTTCAAGGACCCTACCTTTATCACAAAGTCCTCTAACCAATGCTTCAACAGTTAAACCCTGTGGTTTAAAACCTTTCCTACACATGTCCTTGTATATCAACATTGCTGAATAAATATCTGCAACTTTACAATATCCATTAATAAGATTCTCATAAGTAACACAAGTAGCCTGTATTCCATTCAATCCCATTTCTCTATACAACTCCTCAGCTCTCATAATCTCTCCATGTTTACAAAATCCACCAATCATAGTATTATAAGCCACAATATCAGGCTCCAATCCCTGAACTCTCATTTCCTCCCATAACTCCTCTGCTTCTCTCACCTTTCCTTCCTCACATAATGCTGCCATCAAAACACTATAACTATAACCATTCGCCACACACCCTAAACTCTCCATTTCACTCCAAACCTCCTCCACTTTCTCCAGCAACCCTTCACGATAAAAACATAGCATCAAAGCATTAAAAGTATGCACATTTGGTCGAACCTTTAAAACCCTTTTTACGTTACTTTCTCTCTCACCATTCCCTACTCCAAAAACCTCTTTATAAACCTCATATCCCCTTTTGGCTCCTCTACATTTCGAAACCTCCCCAATAAGAGCATTACAAGTACTAAGCTGAGGGCTAATCCCTCTAGACATTAACATTCTAACAATCTCAATAGACCCATCAAGTTTTTTCATTTGCAAACAAGATTTCacaaacaaatcaaaaacaaaaggggCAGAACCACATTCATTATAAGTTTTAACCAACAATTCAAATAGTTTCAAATAGGTGGGTTCATTTTCCATACCTGGCGTCCGAATTGCGACCCGAATGAGTTCCCGGGCACGGGTTTTGAGGCGGGCACGAGAGAGGATGTGAATTATGGTAGAATAGGAGGAGAGGTTGTGGTTGCAGAGGGATTTTTGTTCGGTGAAGAGGAAGAAGCGGAGGGCAAGGTGGGGATTGTTTTTGAGTTGGAGAGTAATTTGGGAAAATTGGGAGGGGGTGAAGCCGGAGGGGAACAGAGTGAGGATGGTGGACCAACGTGATTTGGAGCGGTGGTGGGTGAGGATGGATGTCACGGTGGCAATTGGATCTGGTTGATCTGACGATGGAGGCGAGGGGGTGGAGTAGGAGGACGAGAAGGAGAAGGAAGCAAGGGAAAGGAGAAGTCTTGGGGTTTTGACATGGGGTTTAAGGAGGATTGCCATTGATAACAGAGGAAAACAGAGTAAACAGAGAAATGTTCAATTTTTATTGACTAATAGTGATTTTGTACTTCTCTCAGAATTTGACAGTGGTAAAGTAACTAATAATTTAACCTCTTTCAGGAGTCAGGGAAACAACCAaataagataagaaaaaaagagtacTGAGAAGAAAAAATTCTGCTCCCATGACCTAGTACCAGCTAGGAAAAAAGAGGGATCTATGTTGGAGAAGCTGTggataaagcaaaaagaaagcaCCCATTCCATGATCTTCTTCTCCATTGTTGCTGTGCAAGTACAATGCTTGCAATAGTTGGATGTGGTCAATCACTGC containing:
- the LOC18607260 gene encoding pentatricopeptide repeat-containing protein At2g15980 produces the protein MAILLKPHVKTPRLLLSLASFSFSSSYSTPSPPSSDQPDPIATVTSILTHHRSKSRWSTILTLFPSGFTPSQFSQITLQLKNNPHLALRFFLFTEQKSLCNHNLSSYSTIIHILSRARLKTRARELIRVAIRTPGMENEPTYLKLFELLVKTYNECGSAPFVFDLFVKSCLQMKKLDGSIEIVRMLMSRGISPQLSTCNALIGEVSKCRGAKRGYEVYKEVFGVGNGERESNVKRVLKVRPNVHTFNALMLCFYREGLLEKVEEVWSEMESLGCVANGYSYSVLMAALCEEGKVREAEELWEEMRVQGLEPDIVAYNTMIGGFCKHGEIMRAEELYREMGLNGIQATCVTYENLINGYCKVADIYSAMLIYKDMCRKGFKPQGLTVEALVRGLCDKGRVLEALETMRVAVRVLGVYPSGKSYVFLIKGLCEERKMEEALKLQAEMVGKGFKPDPEIYDIFIDGYLRQGNEKMVTMLRKEVIETQKEQEKN
- the LOC18607259 gene encoding CASP-like protein 5C1 yields the protein MNEVPGSVGTSAGFSLRLAQALFSSASLLFMSLGVEFYSYTAFCYLVTIMGLVIPWSFTLALVDGYSVLVKCPVRQPGILLIIAAGDWVLSVLTLAAACSTASVVDLLLHSGGPYCPPKCCSRYQLSAAMAFLTWFLSLASALLNLWVLPSL